One region of Cydia fagiglandana chromosome 15, ilCydFagi1.1, whole genome shotgun sequence genomic DNA includes:
- the LOC134671563 gene encoding uncharacterized protein LOC134671563, with translation MPKTPKVQYRKENLQNAIKAVQDADNKLSTRQIAENYGVPRTSLRYYIENPGHKTSLGPSPVLTVSEESQLEEWIIISARKGFPRNKEDILDTVQKFLVENPRPNLFTNNRPGDGWWKAFLKRHPRLTIRTSEGVSKASSYVSEKDIRGWFAEISDYAKEKDLTPILNDPNRIFNADETNFQICVKTGQVLAEKGAKNVYNIEQSQAKESITVLFTFSAAGQVCCPFVIYPYQRMPIKKISDSVPDGWGIGKSDSGWMTTETFYEFIANVFHPYLVSNNVKLPVILFVDGHKTHLNFHLSQLCTHLQIELIALYPNATRILQPADVAAFRPLKMGWKKTVRKWQNENNNQGVTKLNFATVLNETVITSLRPEILVNGFKACGLYPFNPDAIDYNKCLGDKNENVTSQKNKMIPDSAMLSYAKFKEIIGTTLSNDFENRSQNLPCQKSNEHLNKLFQIWQAYHDVEVMSTTKEGIDSSVVTSQKGDKAVQVVDFPNVSPQRNEEECVAEINDFSELALKTRDFKEIEGALSLDITSTVPEKSKFESTPSVVTVKSTLELSSPQRNEQGCVEEDSELVFQIPDT, from the coding sequence ATGCCAAAAACACCAAAAGTACAATATAGAAAAGAAAATTTGCAGAATGCGATCAAAGCTGTTCAAGATGCTGACAACAAGTTGTCTACAAGACAAATTGCTGAAAATTACGGTGTTCCAAGGACCAGTCTTCGGTATTACATTGAAAATCCCGGGCATAAAACTAGTCTAGGGCCATCACCGGTATTAACTGTTTCCGAAGAAAGTCAACTAGAGGAATGGATAATAATCTCGGCCAGAAAAGGGTTTCCTCGAAATAAAGAAGATATTTTAGATACAGTGCAAAAGTTTCTAGTGGAAAATCCTCGtcctaatttatttacaaataatagaCCCGGTGATGGTTGGTGGAAGGCATTTTTGAAAAGACATCCGAGGTTGACAATAAGAACATCAGAAGGAGTATCAAAAGCAAGTTCCTATGTCTCGGAAAAAGATATAAGAGGGTGGTTTGCTGAAATCAGCGATTATGCTAAAGAAAAAGACTTGACTCCCATTTTAAATGATCCAAATCGTATTTTTAATGCAGATGAAACAAATTTCCAAATTTGTGTTAAAACTGGCCAAGTGTTAGCGGAAAAAGGTGctaaaaatgtatataatattgaACAATCTCAAGCCAAAGAATCTATAACAGTTTTGTTCACCTTTTCTGCCGCAGGACAAGTCTGTTGTCCGTTCGTTATTTATCCTTATCAAAGAATGCCTATCAAAAAAATTAGCGATTCTGTACCGGACGGATGGGGAATCGGAAAGTCTGACTCAGGATGGATGACTACGGAAACTTTTTATGAATTTATAGCAAATGTGTTTCATCCCTATCTGGTCAGCAATAATGTCAAGCTTCCAGTTATACTCTTTGTGGACGGCCATAAAACGCATTTAAATTTCCATTTGAGCCAACTTTGCACTCACCTTCAAATTGAGTTAATTGCATTGTATCCGAATGCTACAAGAATCCTTCAGCCCGCCGATGTAGCTGCTTTTAGACCTCTAAAGATGGGATGGAAAAAAACTGTCAGAAAATGGCAAAATGAGAATAATAATCAAGGCGTGACTAAATTGAATTTTGCTACTGTGCTTAATGAAACTGTCATAACCAGTTTAAGGCCTGAAATATTAGTGAACGGTTTTAAAGCCTGTGGCCTGTATCCATTTAACCCGGACGCGATTGATTATAATAAATGCCTCGGAGACAAGAACGAGAATGTCACatcgcaaaaaaataaaatgatacctgACTCTGCAATGCTAAGTTACGCAAAATTCAAAGAGATCATCGGAACAACTCTTTCCAACGACTTTGAAAACCGTAGTCAGAATTTGCCTTGTCAAAAGAGTAATGAACACTTGAATAAGTTGTTCCAAATATGGCAAGCATATCACGACGTGGAAGTTATGAGTACCACTAAAGAAGGAATAGACTCTTCAGTTGTTACATCGCAAAAAGGCGACAAAGCAGTACAAGTAGTAGATTTTCCTAATGTATCACCGCAAAGAAATGAAGAAGAGTGTGTTGCAGAGATAAATGACTTCAGTGAGCTAGCTTTAAAGACACGAGACTTTAAAGAAATAGAAGGTGCTTTATCTCTTGATATTACTTCCACCGTACCCGAGAAGTCAAAATTTGAGTCTACGCCTTCTGTGGTCACGGTGAAGTCAACTCTTGAGCTGTCAAGTCCACAAAGAAATGAACAAGGATGCGTTGAAGAAGATAGTGAGCTAGTTTTTCAAATACCAGACACTTGA